In a genomic window of Zingiber officinale cultivar Zhangliang chromosome 9B, Zo_v1.1, whole genome shotgun sequence:
- the LOC122024658 gene encoding probable CCR4-associated factor 1 homolog 7 isoform X2, whose amino-acid sequence MVRFEVNPPIRDFIPIDAGAMSAILPKTETVQIREVWADNLEAEFALIREVVDDFPYVAMDTEFPGIVCRPLGTFRSSADFNYATLKANVDVLKLIQLGLTFSDERGNLPTCGSSRGCVWQFNFREFDLQCDVFSTDSIELLRQSGIDFERNSEEGIDAQRFGELLMSSGIVLNDSVHWVTFHSGYDFGYLLKVLTCQHLPDTQVGFFNLIRIYFPTVYDVKHLMKFCNSLHGGLNKLAELLELERVGICHQAGSDSLLTSCAFRKLKESFFSGSTERWCDA is encoded by the exons ATGGTTCGGTTCGAGGTCAATCCCCCGATTAGGGATTTCATTCCGATTGACGCCGGTGCGATGTCGGCGATCCTTCCGAAGACGGAGACTGTCCAGATCCGCGAGGTGTGGGCCGATAATCTCGAGGCAGAGTTCGCCCTAATCCGCGAGGTGGTGGATGACTTCCCCTACGTCGCCATGGACACCGAGTTCCCCGGCATCGTCTGCCGACCCCTCGGCACCTTCCGCAGCAGTGCTGACTTCAACTACGCCACTCTCAAGGCCAACGTCGACGTGCTCAAGCTCATCCAGCTCGGTCTCACCTTCTCCGACGAACGCGGCAACCTCCCGACCTGCGGCAGCAGCCGTGGCTGCGTCTGGCAGTTCAATTTCCGCGAGTTCGACTTGCAGTGCGACGTCTTCTCTACCGACTCCATCGAACTCCTCCGGCAGAGCGGCATCGACTTCGAGAGGAACAGCGAGGAAGGGATCGACGCCCAGCGGTTCGGTGAGCTCCTCATGTCGTCCGGGATCGTGCTTAATGACTCCGTTCATTGGGTCACATTCCACAGCGGCTATGATTTCGGTTACCTTCTCAAGGTGCTCACTTGCCAGCACCTCCCCGACACCCAAGTGGGCTTCTTCAATTTGATCAGGATCTACTTCCCAACCGTGTACGATGTCAAACACCTCATGAAGTTCTGCAACAGCCTCCATGGGGGCCTAAATAAGCTTGCCGAATTGCTTGAATTAGAAAGAGTTGGGATATGCCACCAGGCCGGTTCTGACAGCCTGCTTACTTCTTGCGCTTTCAGGAAATTGAAGGAGTCATTTTTTAGTGGCTCAACTGAGAG GTGGTGTGATGCTTAG
- the LOC122024658 gene encoding probable CCR4-associated factor 1 homolog 7 isoform X1, which translates to MVRFEVNPPIRDFIPIDAGAMSAILPKTETVQIREVWADNLEAEFALIREVVDDFPYVAMDTEFPGIVCRPLGTFRSSADFNYATLKANVDVLKLIQLGLTFSDERGNLPTCGSSRGCVWQFNFREFDLQCDVFSTDSIELLRQSGIDFERNSEEGIDAQRFGELLMSSGIVLNDSVHWVTFHSGYDFGYLLKVLTCQHLPDTQVGFFNLIRIYFPTVYDVKHLMKFCNSLHGGLNKLAELLELERVGICHQAGSDSLLTSCAFRKLKESFFSGSTERYAGVLYGLGPENGQTAH; encoded by the coding sequence ATGGTTCGGTTCGAGGTCAATCCCCCGATTAGGGATTTCATTCCGATTGACGCCGGTGCGATGTCGGCGATCCTTCCGAAGACGGAGACTGTCCAGATCCGCGAGGTGTGGGCCGATAATCTCGAGGCAGAGTTCGCCCTAATCCGCGAGGTGGTGGATGACTTCCCCTACGTCGCCATGGACACCGAGTTCCCCGGCATCGTCTGCCGACCCCTCGGCACCTTCCGCAGCAGTGCTGACTTCAACTACGCCACTCTCAAGGCCAACGTCGACGTGCTCAAGCTCATCCAGCTCGGTCTCACCTTCTCCGACGAACGCGGCAACCTCCCGACCTGCGGCAGCAGCCGTGGCTGCGTCTGGCAGTTCAATTTCCGCGAGTTCGACTTGCAGTGCGACGTCTTCTCTACCGACTCCATCGAACTCCTCCGGCAGAGCGGCATCGACTTCGAGAGGAACAGCGAGGAAGGGATCGACGCCCAGCGGTTCGGTGAGCTCCTCATGTCGTCCGGGATCGTGCTTAATGACTCCGTTCATTGGGTCACATTCCACAGCGGCTATGATTTCGGTTACCTTCTCAAGGTGCTCACTTGCCAGCACCTCCCCGACACCCAAGTGGGCTTCTTCAATTTGATCAGGATCTACTTCCCAACCGTGTACGATGTCAAACACCTCATGAAGTTCTGCAACAGCCTCCATGGGGGCCTAAATAAGCTTGCCGAATTGCTTGAATTAGAAAGAGTTGGGATATGCCACCAGGCCGGTTCTGACAGCCTGCTTACTTCTTGCGCTTTCAGGAAATTGAAGGAGTCATTTTTTAGTGGCTCAACTGAGAGGTATGCAGGTGTGTTGTATGGGCTGGGTCCTGAGAATGGACAAACTGCTCATTGA